The genomic interval GCATTAAACACGATTTATCTGCCAGGGAATCCTGGGGGCATCATCCCTTTCATGCCTCGCATCATCTTCGCCATACCGCCTTTCTTCATTTTCTTCATCATGCGCTGCATGTCGTCGAATTGTTTCAGAAGGCGGTTAACGTCCTGCACCTGCATGCCGCAACCGGCTGCGATACGGCGTTTACGGGAACCTTTGATGATGTCCGGGTTAGCGCGTTCTTTAAGGGTCATGGAGTTGATGATCGCCTCCATACGCACCAGCACCTTGTCATCCATCTGCGCTTTCACGTTGTCAGGGATCTGCCCCATGCCCGGCAGTTTGCCCATCAGGCTGGCCATGCCGCCCATGTTTTTCATCTGGCGCAGCTGCTCAAGGAAGTCGGTGAGATCGAAACCGTCGCCTTTTTTCAGCTTGCTGGCCAGCTTCTCGGCCTGCGCGCGGTCAACCTTGCTCTCGATATCTTCAATCAGCGACAGCACGTCGCCCATGCCGAGGATACGGGAGGCAATACGATCCGGGTGGAACGGCTCCAGCGCTTCAGTTTTTTCGCCCACGCCGAGGAATTTAATCGGCTTACCGGTGATATGACGAATCGAGAGCGCCGCACCGCCGCGGGCGTCACCGTCCACTTTGGTCAGCACCACGCCGGTTAACGGCAGCGCTTCGTTAAACGCTTTCGCGGTATTCGCCGCATCCTGACCGGTCATGGCGTCGACAACAAACAGGGTCTCTACCGGGTTGATAGAGGCATGCACCTGCTTGATCTCGTCCATCATCGCGTCGTCAACGTGCAGACGACCAGCGGTATCCACCAGCAGCACGTCGTAGAATTTCAGCTTCGCCTCTTTCAGCGCCGCGTTAACGATGTCGACGGGCTTCTGCGCCACGTCTGACGGGAAGAAATCCACGCCAACCTGCTCGGCCAGGGTTTCCAGCTGTTTGATCGCCGCCGGACGATAGACGTCCGCAGAGACCACCAGCACTTTCTTCTTGTGTTTTTCACGCAGGAATTTACCCAGCTTACCGACGCTGGTCGTTTTACCCGCACCCTGCAGGCCCGCCATCAGCACCACGGCCGGAGGCTGAGCGGCCAGGTTAAGCACCTGGTTCTCTTCACCCATCGCCGAAACCAGTTCATTACGAACGATTTTGACGAACTCCTGACCCGGGGTCAGGCTCTTGTTAACTTCATGACCAACCGCATTCTCTTTTACGCGGTTGATAAATTCACGAACCACTGGCAACGCGACGTCTGCTTCCAGCAGCGCCATGCGCACTTCGCGCAGCGTTTCCTTGATGTTCTCTTCAGTAAGGCGTCCGCGGCCGCTGATGTTGCGCAGCGTGCGCGACAAACGATCGGTTAAATTATCAAACATTGTCTCTCGCCTGAGTAGAAACGTTGGGCCGCCATGAGCGACACATACACAGAATTTTGCCGGAGTATAACATGAAGGCGCCTTTGTTGTTATGCAACGGTTGGAGCAGGCGTCACGTAACGTTATACTGCTTCTCTTTCTTATTAAGACAACTGTCGATGCCTATATGCCTGTTTTCGCACTGATCGCCCTTGTTGCCTACTCTGTCAGCCTCGCGCTGATTATTCCCGGACTGCTGCAAAAAAACAGCGGCTGGCGGCGCATGGCTATTCTCTCGGCGGTGATCGCACTGATTAGCCACGCCTTTGCGCTGGAATCACGCATTATCCCCGGCGACGGCAGCGTGCAAAACCTGAGCGTCCTCAACGTCGGCTCGCTGGTTAGCCTGATGATATGTACGGTAATGACCATCGTTGCGTCTAAAAATCGCGGCTGGCTGCTGCTGCCGATTGTCTACACCTTTGCGCTGATCAATCTGGCCCTCGCCACCTTTATGCCTAATGAATTTATTACGCACCTGGAGGCCACCCCGGGGATGCTGGTGCATATCGGCCTGTCACTCTTTGCCTACGCGACGCTTATCATCGCCGCGCTTTACGCCATGCAGCTCGCCTGGATTGACTACCAGCTGAAAAACAAAAAGCTGGCGTTTAACCATGAGATGCCGCCGCTGATGGTCATTGAGCGTAAGATGTTCCACATCACCCAGGTGGGCGTGGTGCTGCTGACGCTGACGCTCTGCACAGGTCTGTTTTACATGAAGAACCTGTTCAGCGTGGAGAATATCGATAAAGCGGTGCTCTCCATCATCGCGTGGTTTGTCTATATTGTCCTGTTATGGGGCCATTATCATGAAGGCTGGCGCGGTCGTCGCGTGGTCTGGTTCAACGTCGCGGGTGCGGGCATTCTCACCCTTGCCTATTTTGGCAGCCGCTTCATACAGCAATTTGCTGGCTAAGTAACAAAAGGAGTTCCCCCTGGAACACATCTCTACCACCACGCTGATCGTTATTCTGATCGTCATGGTGGTCATCTCCGCCTATTTCTCCGGCTCGGAAACCGGCATGATGACCTTAAACCGCTACCGGTTACGGCATCGTGCTAAACAGGGTAACCGTGCCGCTCGTCGCGTTGAAAAACTGCTCCGCAAGCCGGATCGCCTGATAAGCCTGGTGCTCATCGGCAACAACCTCGTCAACATTCTGGCCTCCGCCCTCGGCACCATCGTCGGGATGCGCCTTTACGGCAACGCCGGGGTCGCAATTGCCACCGGCGTGCTGACGTTCGTGGTGCTGGTGTTTGCCGAAGTGCTGCCCAAAACCATTGCCGCGCTTTACCCTGAGAAAGTCGCCTATCCGAGCAGCTTCCTGCTGGCGCCGCTGCTGATCCTGATGATGCCGCTGGTCTGGCTGCTGAACATGGTGACGCGCGTACTGATGCGCATGGTGGGGATCAAAGCCGATGTCACCATCAGCAGCGCGCTCAGCAAAGAGGAGCTGCGCACTATAGTGAATGAATCCCGCTCGCAGATCTCCCGCCGCAATCAGGACATGCTCCTGTCGGTGCTGGATCTGGAAAAAGTAAGCGTGAACGACATCATGGTGCCGCGTAACGAAATTGTCGGTATTGACATCAACGACGACTGGAAAGCCATTGTCCGCCAGCTGACGCACTCCCCGCACGGGCGCATTGTGCTGTACCGCGACTCGCTTGATGACGCCATCAGCATGCTGCGTGTGCGCGAAGCCTACCGTCTGATGACCGAGAAAAAAGAGTTCACCAAAGAGGTGATGCTGCGCGCCGCCGACGAGATTTACTACGTGCCGGAAGGAACCCCGCTCAGCACGCAGCTGGTGAAATTCCAGCGCAACAAGAAGAAGGTCGGCCTGGTGGTCAATGAGTACGGCGATATTCAGGGGCTGGTGACGGTCGAAGATATTCTGGAAGAGATTGTCGGGGACTTTACCACGTCGATGTCGCCTTCCCTCGCGGAAGAGGTCACCCCGCAAAACGACGGCTCGGTGCTGATTGACGGTAGCGCGAACATTCGCGAACTCAATAAAGCCTTTAACTGGCATTTACCGGAAGATGAGGCTCGCACGATTAACGGGATGATTCTGGAAGCGCTGGAAGAGATCCCGGCAGCGGGCACGCGGGTGCGCATTGAGCAGTACGATATTGATATCCTGGACGTGCAGGACAACATGATTAAGCAGGTGAAAGTCCTGCCCGTAAAACCCCTACGCGAAAGCATCGCTGAGTAAGGCTGCAGGCCGGGTGAGGCGAACGCCGCCACCCGGCACTAAGAATGGCAAATTACGCTTTCGCTTTCGCCACGGTCACCATCGCCGCGCGAATGGTACGGCCGTTCAGGGTGTAACCTTTCTGCATCACACCCAGCACTTTACCGGCTTCGACCTCTTCTGACTCCACCATTGCAATCGCCTGGTGAACGTTTGGATCCAGCGGTACGTCGGTATCGGCAATCACTTCCACGCCAAACTTACGCACCACGTCGAGCATGGATTTCAGCGTCAGTTCGATACCTTCAATCATTGCCGCGTTGTCCGGATTCGCTTTGTCAGCCACTTCCAGCGCGCGATCGAGGCTATCGATTACCGGCAGCAGTTCGTTGACAAATTTCTCCAGCGCAAATTTATGCGCCTTCTCAACGTCCTGCTCGGTACGGCGACGCAGGTTTTCCATTTCCGCCTTGATGCGCAGAACACCATCGCGTTCACGATTCTGTGCTTCTACCAGCTGGGCTTCCAGATTCGCAATTTTTTCATCGCGCGGGTCCACCTGCTCAGCAGATGCGTCTGGCTCTACAGCCTCAACTTCATCGTGCTGTTCCATGATAATTTCTTCAGGGGCTTGCCCCTCAGGCGTTTTCTGTTCTTTACTACTCATGAATTTCTCCGCGTTTTTCTGCATTCATCTCGCTAACTTCGCTTATTATGGGGATCAGTTTCCGGGATTCAAGGGAACAAGACAGATTGTCATCATACATCAGGCACAAGGACCTCCAGAAAATGAATAATCATTTCAGGTGTATTGGGATCGTCGGGCATCCGCGTCACCCTACCGCACTAACGACACATGAAATGTTGTATCGCTGGTTGTGTAGCAAAGGCTATGAAGTGATGGTCGAGCAGCAGATTGCGCAGGAGCTGCACTTGAAGAGCGTCAAAACCGGCACGCTGGCGGAAATAGGCCAACAGGCCGATCTCGCCGTGGTGGTGGGCGGCGACGGGAACATGCTCGGCGCGGCCCGTACGCTGGCGCGTTATGACATTAAGGTGATCGGCATCAACCGTGGAAATCTCGGCTTTTTAACCGACCTCGACCCGGACAATGCGCAACAGCAGCTGGCCGACGTGCTGGAAGGCCACTATATCAGTGAAAAACGCTTTTTGCTGGAAGCGCAGGTGTGTCAACAGGACTGCCAGAAGCGCATCAGCACCGCGATTAACGAGGTGGTTCTTCACCCCGGTAAAGTGGCGCACATGATCGAGTTCGAAGTTTATATCGACGAGATTTTTGCCTTCTCACAGCGTTCTGATGGGCTGATTATTTCCACCCCGACCGGCTCAACCGCCTATTCGCTTTCTGCCGGCGGCCCGATCCTGACTCCCTCGCTGGATGCCATAACCCTGGTGCCGATGTTCCCGCACACGCTCTCCGCCCGCCCGCTGGTTATCAACGGTGACAGCACGATACGTCTGCGCTTCTCGCACCGCCGTAATGACCTGGAGATCAGCTGCGACAGCCAAATAGCGCTGCCGATCCAGGAAGGTGAAGATGTTCTCATTCGTCGGTGTGATTACCATCTGAATTTGATTCACCCTAAAGATTACAGCTATTTCAATACATTAAGCTCGAAGCTTGGCTGGTCAAAAAAATTATTCTGATTTTGCATCCAGTACTTTACTGTATAAAAAACCAGTTTATACTGTATGAAAACACAGTTATGGTTTTTTCATACAGGAAAACAATTATGCTGGCACAACTGACCATCAGCAACTTTGCCATTGTTCGTGAGCTTGAGATCGATTTCCACAGCGGCATGACGGCGATCACCGGGGAAACCGGTGCAGGTAAATCTATTGCCATTGATGCCCTCGGCTTGTGCCTTGGCGGTCGAGCAGAGGGCGATATGGTGCGCATGGGCGCAAACCGTGCCGACCTGTGCGCCCGCTTCTCCCTGAAAGATACCCCTGCAGCTCAGCGCTGGCTGGAACAAAACCAGCTTGAAGATGGACCTGAGTGTTTACTTCGCCGCGTGATCAGCAGCGACGGGCGTTCACGTGGCTTTATCAACGGCACGGCGGTTCCGCTCTCCCAGCTTCGCGAACTCGGCCAGCTGCTTATCCAGATCCACGGTCAGCACGCGCATCAGCAACTTGTCAAACCAGAACAGCAGAAAGCGCTGCTCGATGGCTATGCGGGTGAGTACGCGCTTACTCAGCTTATGGCGGAGCACTATCGCCAGTGGCATCAGAGCTGCCGAGAGCTTGCCCAGCATCAGCAGCAAAGCCAGGAGCGCGCCGCACGTGCGGAGCTGCTGGCCTACCAGCTTAAAGAGCTAAACGAATTCAACCCACAACCGGGTGAGTTTGAGCAAATCGACGAAGAGTACAAACGTCTGGCGAACAGCGGGCATCTGCTCTCAACCAGCCAGAATGCGCTCAACCTGCTGGCGGATGGTGAAGACGTCAACCTGCAGAGCCAGCTGTATAACGTCCGCCAGCTGATTACCGAACTGGTCGGCATGGACAGCAAGCTTTCTGGCGTTCTGGATATGCTGGAAGAAGCGGCGATTCAGATCTCCGAAGCCAGTGACGAACTGCGCCATTACTGTGAACGTCTGGATCTCGACCCGAACCGTCTGTTTGAGCTGGAGCAGCGCATTTCCCGTCAGATCTCGCTGGCGCGCAAGCACCACGTCACGCCGGAAGAACTGCCGGGCTACTATCAGTCTCTGCTGGAAGAACAGCAGCAGCTTGACGATCAGGCTGACTCGCAGGAAACCCTCTCTCTCGCGGTGAGCCTGCACCATGAACAGGCTCTGGCGACAGCACAAAAGCTGCATGAAATCCGTCAGCATTACGCCCAGGAGCTAAGCCAGCACATCACCGACAGCATGCATACGCTGGCGATGCCGCACGGCGTATTCACCATTGATGTCCGCTTTGAAGAAAACCACCTGACGGCGGAAGGTGCAGATCGCATTGAGTTCCGCGTCACCACCAACCCGGGGCAACCGCTGCAGGCTATCTCCAAAGTGGCCTCCGGTGGTGAACTGTCGCGTATTGCACTGGCGATTCAGGTGATTACCGCGCGTAAAATGGAAACCCCGGCGCTGATTTTCGATGAAGTGGATGTCGGCATCAGCGGCCCAACGGCAGCGGTGGTGGGTAAACTGCTGCGACAGTTAGGCGAATCAACGCAGGTGATGTGCGTCACCCACCTGCCGCAGGTCGCGGGCTGTGGTCATCATCACTTTATCGTCAGCAAAGAAACCGACGGTGAAATGACAGAAACGCATATGAAGCCGCTGGATAAACGTGCGCGCCTGCAGGAGTTGGCACGCCTCCTCGGCGGCAGTGAAGTCACCCGTAATACACTCGCGAACGCGAAAGAACTGCTGGCGGCATAAACTTTTTCGAGATCTCAGGGTCATACAGAACAACAAAAACGCCGCCAGACCGGTTTCAAAGTGGGGCAAGGTCTATTATCATCGGCATATTACATATGAGCCGCGTTCTGCTCGGGCCCGAAAAGGAATCAAATCACTATGCGTTGTAAAATGCTGACCGCTGCCGCAGCGGTTCTTCTGATGTTGACCGCAGGCTGTTCCACTCTGGAGAAAGTGGTTTACCGTCCTGATATCAACCAGGGGAACTACCTTACCCCTAACGATGTGTCAAAAATCCGCGTGGGGATGACACAACAGCAGGTCGCTTATGCACTGGGAACCCCGATGATGTCCGATCCGTTCGGCACTAACACCTGGTTCTATGTATTCCGTCAGAAGCCGGGCCACGAAGATGCGACCCAGCAGACCCTGACGCTGACCTTCAGCAGCGCCGGTGTGTTGACCAACATCGACAACAAGCCTGCCCTGACCAAATAATCAGAAGTCAGAAAAACAAAAAGGTGCTCATTGAGCACCTTTTTGTTTTTCTTTTATCCCCTCGCCCCTTTTGGGAGAGGTACAGGGTGAGGGGGAAACACGCTACTTAGCCGATTTCTCCGCACGCTGACGTCGCAGCTCTTTCGGGTCGGCAATCAGCGGACGATAAATCTCCACTCTGTCGCCCTCTTTCAGCACATCACCCAGCTTCACCGGACGGCTGTAAATTCCGACCTTATTCTTCGCCAGGTCGATATCGCTGCGAAGCTCGAGTATGCCGGACGCACGTATAGCCGCCTCAACGGTTGCACCCTCTTCCAGCGTCACGCGCTGCAGATACTGCTTCTCCGGCAACGCATACACCACTTCTACAGCAATCTTATGCGACACTGTAAACCTCTTTAGCGCGGGTGGTGAACGCCTGAACCATATTTGAGGCCAGCTCTTTAAAGATGCGGCCAAACGCCAGCTCAATCAGCTTATTGGTAAACTCAAAATCCAGCTGGAACTCAATGCGGCAGGCGTCAGCGCTAAGCGGCGTAAATTTCCACCCCCCCATCAGGGTTTTAAACGGACCATCCACCAGATGCATCAAAATACTCTGATTGCTCGTCAGCGTATTGCGGGTGGTGAACGTTTTGCTGATCCCCGCTTTGGAGACATCCACCGCCGCGGTCATCTGCGTCGGGCCAGACTCCAGAACGCGGCTCCCGGTGCATCCCGGAATGAACTCTGGGTAAGACTGAACATCGTTCACTAACTGATACATTTGTTCCGCGCTGTAAGGCACAAGCGCAGTACGGCTAATCTGAGGCATAGCTTTTCCCATGGTCACACAACGGACAAATAATAACATTTATCACCTGTTAAAAAAACGCTAAGCCTCATCTCGTGCTAAGATAGCGCGTTAGACCTCACAGGACGCAATGAGGTGACTTTTTGAAATCAGATTACCGACGGCTTTACGACACTTATGACGAAGAAAAAAGCACATAAACCAGGCTCGGCGACCATTGCGCTCAACAAGCGTGCTCGCCACGAGTATTTCATTGAAGAAGAATTCGAAGCTGGCCTTGCGTTGCAGGGCTGGGAAGTAAAATCGCTGCGCGCCGGGAAAGCCAACATCGGTGATAGCTACGTGATCCTGAAAGATGGCGAAGCATTCCTGTTTGGCGCGAACTTTACGCCACTGACCGTCGCCTCCTCACACTACGTGTGTGACCCAACGCGTACCCGTAAATTGCTGCTGAACAAGCGTGAGCTGGAATCCCTCTACGGACGCATCAACCGCGAAGGTTTCACCGTGGTCGCCCTATCGCTGTACTGGAAAAACGCCTGGTGCAAAGTTAAAGTTGGCGTCGCGAAAGGTAAAAAACAGCACGACAAACGTACTGACCTGAAAGAGCGCGAGTGGCAGTTGGACAAAGCGCGCATTATGAAAAACGCAGGACGTTGATTCTGCACACTTATTGTACTATTCAATAAGTTAGCGTTCCGGGCTGGTATCCAGGAAGTTAAATCTGGTATACTCAGTTCAACACTATTGGGGCTGATTCTGGATTCGACGGGATTTGCGAAACCCAAGGTGCATGCCGAGGGGCGGTTTGCCTCGTTAAAAGCCGCAAAAAAATAGTCGCAAACGACGAAAACTACGCTTTAGCAGCTTAATAACCTGCTCTGAGCCCTCTCTCCCTAGCTTCCGCTCTTAAGACGGGGATCAAAGAGAGGTCAAACCCAAAAGAGATCGCGTGGAAGCCCTGCCTGGGGTTGAAGCGTTAAAACTAATCAGGCTAGTTCGTTAGTGGCGTGTCTGTCCGCAG from Enterobacter sp. JBIWA008 carries:
- the ffh gene encoding signal recognition particle protein, translating into MFDNLTDRLSRTLRNISGRGRLTEENIKETLREVRMALLEADVALPVVREFINRVKENAVGHEVNKSLTPGQEFVKIVRNELVSAMGEENQVLNLAAQPPAVVLMAGLQGAGKTTSVGKLGKFLREKHKKKVLVVSADVYRPAAIKQLETLAEQVGVDFFPSDVAQKPVDIVNAALKEAKLKFYDVLLVDTAGRLHVDDAMMDEIKQVHASINPVETLFVVDAMTGQDAANTAKAFNEALPLTGVVLTKVDGDARGGAALSIRHITGKPIKFLGVGEKTEALEPFHPDRIASRILGMGDVLSLIEDIESKVDRAQAEKLASKLKKGDGFDLTDFLEQLRQMKNMGGMASLMGKLPGMGQIPDNVKAQMDDKVLVRMEAIINSMTLKERANPDIIKGSRKRRIAAGCGMQVQDVNRLLKQFDDMQRMMKKMKKGGMAKMMRGMKGMMPPGFPGR
- a CDS encoding inner membrane protein YpjD; protein product: MPVFALIALVAYSVSLALIIPGLLQKNSGWRRMAILSAVIALISHAFALESRIIPGDGSVQNLSVLNVGSLVSLMICTVMTIVASKNRGWLLLPIVYTFALINLALATFMPNEFITHLEATPGMLVHIGLSLFAYATLIIAALYAMQLAWIDYQLKNKKLAFNHEMPPLMVIERKMFHITQVGVVLLTLTLCTGLFYMKNLFSVENIDKAVLSIIAWFVYIVLLWGHYHEGWRGRRVVWFNVAGAGILTLAYFGSRFIQQFAG
- a CDS encoding HlyC/CorC family transporter; this translates as MEHISTTTLIVILIVMVVISAYFSGSETGMMTLNRYRLRHRAKQGNRAARRVEKLLRKPDRLISLVLIGNNLVNILASALGTIVGMRLYGNAGVAIATGVLTFVVLVFAEVLPKTIAALYPEKVAYPSSFLLAPLLILMMPLVWLLNMVTRVLMRMVGIKADVTISSALSKEELRTIVNESRSQISRRNQDMLLSVLDLEKVSVNDIMVPRNEIVGIDINDDWKAIVRQLTHSPHGRIVLYRDSLDDAISMLRVREAYRLMTEKKEFTKEVMLRAADEIYYVPEGTPLSTQLVKFQRNKKKVGLVVNEYGDIQGLVTVEDILEEIVGDFTTSMSPSLAEEVTPQNDGSVLIDGSANIRELNKAFNWHLPEDEARTINGMILEALEEIPAAGTRVRIEQYDIDILDVQDNMIKQVKVLPVKPLRESIAE
- the grpE gene encoding nucleotide exchange factor GrpE; the encoded protein is MSSKEQKTPEGQAPEEIIMEQHDEVEAVEPDASAEQVDPRDEKIANLEAQLVEAQNRERDGVLRIKAEMENLRRRTEQDVEKAHKFALEKFVNELLPVIDSLDRALEVADKANPDNAAMIEGIELTLKSMLDVVRKFGVEVIADTDVPLDPNVHQAIAMVESEEVEAGKVLGVMQKGYTLNGRTIRAAMVTVAKAKA
- the nadK gene encoding NAD(+) kinase, with translation MNNHFRCIGIVGHPRHPTALTTHEMLYRWLCSKGYEVMVEQQIAQELHLKSVKTGTLAEIGQQADLAVVVGGDGNMLGAARTLARYDIKVIGINRGNLGFLTDLDPDNAQQQLADVLEGHYISEKRFLLEAQVCQQDCQKRISTAINEVVLHPGKVAHMIEFEVYIDEIFAFSQRSDGLIISTPTGSTAYSLSAGGPILTPSLDAITLVPMFPHTLSARPLVINGDSTIRLRFSHRRNDLEISCDSQIALPIQEGEDVLIRRCDYHLNLIHPKDYSYFNTLSSKLGWSKKLF
- the recN gene encoding DNA repair protein RecN, which gives rise to MLAQLTISNFAIVRELEIDFHSGMTAITGETGAGKSIAIDALGLCLGGRAEGDMVRMGANRADLCARFSLKDTPAAQRWLEQNQLEDGPECLLRRVISSDGRSRGFINGTAVPLSQLRELGQLLIQIHGQHAHQQLVKPEQQKALLDGYAGEYALTQLMAEHYRQWHQSCRELAQHQQQSQERAARAELLAYQLKELNEFNPQPGEFEQIDEEYKRLANSGHLLSTSQNALNLLADGEDVNLQSQLYNVRQLITELVGMDSKLSGVLDMLEEAAIQISEASDELRHYCERLDLDPNRLFELEQRISRQISLARKHHVTPEELPGYYQSLLEEQQQLDDQADSQETLSLAVSLHHEQALATAQKLHEIRQHYAQELSQHITDSMHTLAMPHGVFTIDVRFEENHLTAEGADRIEFRVTTNPGQPLQAISKVASGGELSRIALAIQVITARKMETPALIFDEVDVGISGPTAAVVGKLLRQLGESTQVMCVTHLPQVAGCGHHHFIVSKETDGEMTETHMKPLDKRARLQELARLLGGSEVTRNTLANAKELLAA
- the bamE gene encoding outer membrane protein assembly factor BamE — encoded protein: MRCKMLTAAAAVLLMLTAGCSTLEKVVYRPDINQGNYLTPNDVSKIRVGMTQQQVAYALGTPMMSDPFGTNTWFYVFRQKPGHEDATQQTLTLTFSSAGVLTNIDNKPALTK
- a CDS encoding RnfH family protein — translated: MSHKIAVEVVYALPEKQYLQRVTLEEGATVEAAIRASGILELRSDIDLAKNKVGIYSRPVKLGDVLKEGDRVEIYRPLIADPKELRRQRAEKSAK
- a CDS encoding type II toxin-antitoxin system RatA family toxin, whose translation is MPQISRTALVPYSAEQMYQLVNDVQSYPEFIPGCTGSRVLESGPTQMTAAVDVSKAGISKTFTTRNTLTSNQSILMHLVDGPFKTLMGGWKFTPLSADACRIEFQLDFEFTNKLIELAFGRIFKELASNMVQAFTTRAKEVYSVA
- the smpB gene encoding SsrA-binding protein SmpB → MTKKKAHKPGSATIALNKRARHEYFIEEEFEAGLALQGWEVKSLRAGKANIGDSYVILKDGEAFLFGANFTPLTVASSHYVCDPTRTRKLLLNKRELESLYGRINREGFTVVALSLYWKNAWCKVKVGVAKGKKQHDKRTDLKEREWQLDKARIMKNAGR